AATTagcatacttttttttttatctaactcATCAAATGTATTGAGAgaatgaaaaattgaaaaatgatAAGTCTTTAAGTGAATAAATTAAGAACTGTGAATTGTGAagtttttaaatgaaaaaaagaaaggGGTATTGTTAAATACCGCAACCAAATTCCTTATCACCGCACTCATTAGACAATTTTGCCcttgacataaaaaaaaatcgaaattggaaaaaaaaattgaaagaaaattcaaaatttagcctaaacggatgtggcataccgttcgacccatggcgggaacggatgccgcatccgttcccaccatgggtcgagcggtatgccgcatccgttcccgtCATGGGTCGAACGGTACcccgcatccgttcccaccatgggtcgAGCGGTATGCctcatccgttcccgccatagGTCGAACGGTATACCGCATCCGTTTCCACCATGGGTCgaacggtatgccgcatccgtttgggccaaattttgaaatatgcaaaatcgtaaaaaatttagtgacgaaaaatactaaatcattcaattttttatgacgaaaaatgaaaaattcttctattttttgtgatgaaaaatgtaaaatcgttataaaaaatatgtattattttcgtgagttctttgataaaaagatgtaaatcttaatgtttccgactcgtaatcatccattttcggggttcggattgtcacacatcaattattttcataatttcaattattgttgttcgggtttataattttggagagagaatttttagtttttgatcaaaattatgagaagggcaaaaaagtccgAAAGAGACGAAGATAAGGAATTTGGTTGCAGTATTTAGCGGTTGACAAAAGTATGAATGAGTTGTTATTTGTTTAAGTTGAGAAGAAATGAAAGGAGAAACGAGGGAGGGGGTAGACAAAttgaaataataaaatagaacATATTATTCTCATTCATGGGATGTTACTGCTTCTTTGATGAGTGCAGCAACAATTTCTGAGAAAGGGACTCATTTCTCAGATTTCAGAGAGAACCCACTTTTCctaaatttgaattttcttGTTTCAATTGTTGGCTAAAACTGGACCCTCAAAACTCGGTTTCatatttaaaaacaaaataaataaagaaaccCTAAACTggaaaactacgtcgttttaaGTGTTTGATAATCAAGAAAAACAGCTCCCATTGTAGCAATTGCAGATTAACAGTGGCGATGGCGGAAGAAAACCAGGAGAAGGAAGGCAACAACTTGCTGGGATCCCCGAGCTTTACACTGCTCCAAAATGGCAGATTCAAGTGCGTTGAAACTGGACATGAAATGCTATCCAAGGACAAAGAATCCTACTCTCTGAGCAAACGTTGTCGTTTGGGTCTCATCGACTTCGCTTTATCTAATAATAAGCCGCCTCTCAACATGTTCAAGCAAGACCCTTCCTCCCGGTAACTTTTcttatatttaatttgttttctttttaattgattgaattttgatgttttaatttgGTATGATATTGAATTTGATTCTTGCTTCAGTTCGAAATTGATATGTAAGCTAACAGGGGATACTGTCAATAAATCTGAGGAACACATATGGAAGCACATCAACGGAAAACGCTTCCTCAATAAATTAGgtttctctttttaatttttcattgttATTGGCGATTGCTTTTGGGATTGTATCTTTGTAAGTTGCCAGAATATTTGAAATTGATATTAACATTGTTGTATGTAGAACAAAAAGAAATGGAAAAATTTGATGAAAAAGTACAGAAGGAAGCAAAGTTGAGTGTGAATCAtcaagagaagaagaaggagaaggagaagaagaaaaagaagaaaaagaagcagAAGGATGAAAAGGCAGTGGAGGAAATAATTTCTGAAGTAAGGAATTGTTCTGATAAGGAGAGTGATTCTGAAGAGGATGAGTTCTGGATGCCACCTGTTGGAGAACGTTGGGACTTTGATGATGGAGGAGATCGATGGGGTTCTGATGAAGAATCAGTGGAGGAAGAAAATGGAGCAGGTTTGCTACTTTTCTACTTTCTCTTTACTGTGAATGAGAAATTGCCTGTTTTTCCTGAAAAATCTCAAATTATTCTGAGGATATAAATGCACAAGTTGCAAACATGAACTTTGATTTCCTGCAAAGCA
The sequence above is drawn from the Euphorbia lathyris chromosome 6, ddEupLath1.1, whole genome shotgun sequence genome and encodes:
- the LOC136231827 gene encoding uncharacterized protein, which translates into the protein MAEENQEKEGNNLLGSPSFTLLQNGRFKCVETGHEMLSKDKESYSLSKRCRLGLIDFALSNNKPPLNMFKQDPSSRSKLICKLTGDTVNKSEEHIWKHINGKRFLNKLEQKEMEKFDEKVQKEAKLSVNHQEKKKEKEKKKKKKKKQKDEKAVEEIISEVRNCSDKESDSEEDEFWMPPVGERWDFDDGGDRWGSDEESVEEENGAEAAAAAAAEEENGESEELLKRTKRMSIEIGPSSFASRKKKSKKNPTS